One genomic region from Sparus aurata chromosome 15, fSpaAur1.1, whole genome shotgun sequence encodes:
- the six3a gene encoding homeobox protein SIX3a, with product MVFRSPLELYPSHFFLPNFADRPLLLANSAPTTRSPEDLSMFQLPTLNFSPEQVASVCETLEETGDIERLGRFLWSLPVAPGACEAINKHESILRARAVVAFHTGNFRDLYHILENHKFTKDSHGKLQAMWLEAHYQEAEKLRGRPLGPVDKYRVRKKFPLPRTIWDGEQKTHCFKERTRSLLREWYLQDPYPNPSKKRELAQATGLTPTQVGNWFKNRRQRDRAAAAKNRLQHQAIGPSGMRSLSEAGLTPHSSAESPSTAASPTTSVSSMTERVDTGTSILSVTSSDSECDV from the exons ATGGTTTTCAGATCCCCCTTAGAGCTTTATCCCTCCCATTTCTTCCTGCCAAACTTCGCTGATCGCCCTCTGCTCCTGGCGAACAGCGCTCCCACCACCAGGTCTCCAGAAGACTTGTCCATGTTTCAACTACCGACCCTCAACTTCTCCCCGGAGCAGGTGGCGAGCGTCTGCGAGACGCTGGAGGAGACCGGGGACATCGAACGGCTGGGCCGCTTCCTCTGGTCCCTGCCTGTGGCTCCGGGAGCGTGCGAGGCGATCAACAAGCACGAGTCCATCCTGCGCGCCCGGGCCGTGGTGGCGTTCCACACGGGGAATTTCAGAGACCTTTACCACATCCTAGAGAACCACAAGTTCACCAAGGACTCGCACGGCAAACTGCAGGCCATGTGGCTGGAAGCGCACTACCAGGAGGCCGAGAAGCTCCGCGGTCGTCCCCTCGGACCGGTCGATAAGTACCGGGTGCGGAAGAAGTTTCCGTTGCCTCGGACCATCTGGGACGGCGAGCAGAAGACGCACTGTTTCAAAGAGCGGACACGGAGCCTGCTGCGGGAGTGGTACCTACAGGACCCATATCCAAATCCCAGCAAGAAAAGGGAACTGGCTCAAGCCACTGGACTCACTCCCACACAGGTCGGAAACTGGTTTAAAAACCGGAGGCAACGAGACAGAGCCGCAGCGGCCAAAAACAG GCTCCAGCACCAAGCAATAGGACCGAGCGGTATGAGGTCCCTCTCGGAGGCCGGTCTCACCCCTCACAGCTCGGCGGAGTCGCCTTCGACCGCGGCCAGTCCCACCACCAGCGTTTCCAGTATGACAGAGAGAGTTGATACCGGGACGTCTATCCTGTCCGTCACATCCAGTGACTCGGAGTGCGATGTATGA